One stretch of Danio rerio strain Tuebingen ecotype United States chromosome 6, GRCz12tu, whole genome shotgun sequence DNA includes these proteins:
- the cygb2 gene encoding cytoglobin-2, which translates to MEKEREDEETEGRERPEPLTDVERGIIKDTWARVYASCEDVGVTILIRFFVNFPSAKQYFSQFQDMEDPEEMEKSSQLRKHARRVMNAINTVVENLHDPEKVSSVLVLVGKAHAFKYKVEPIYFKILSGVILEILAEEFGECFTPEVQTSWSKLMAALYWHITGAYTEVGWVKLSSSAV; encoded by the exons ATGGAGAAAGAGAGGGAGGATGAAGAGACGGAGGGGAGGGAGAGACCAGAGCCTCTGACGGATGTGGAGCGGGGCATCATTAAGGACACCTGGGCACGTGTTTATGCAAGTTGTGAGGATGTAGGCGTCACTATACTAATCAG ATTCTTTGTTAACTTCCCCTCAGCAAAGCAGTATTTCAGTCAGTTCCAGGATATGGAGGATCCGGAGGAGATGGAGAAAAGCTCTCAGCTGAGAAAACATGCCCGACGTGTCATGAACGCCATTAACACAGTTGTGGAGAACCTACATGACCCAGAGAAAGTATCATCTGTGCTGGTACTGGTGGGAAAAGCACATGCCTTTAAATACAAAGTGGAACCAATATACTTCAAA ATCTTAAGTGGGGTTATTCTGGAGATACTTGCAGAGGAGTTTGGAGAGTGCTTTACACCAGAGGTACAGACTTCCTGGTCCAAACTGATGGCAGCATTGTACTGGCATATCACAGGGGCCTATACTGAAGTGGGGTGGGTCAAACTATCCAGCTCAGCAGTCTGA